From Brassica oleracea var. oleracea cultivar TO1000 chromosome C3, BOL, whole genome shotgun sequence, a single genomic window includes:
- the LOC106332800 gene encoding uncharacterized protein LOC106332800 has product MSHHRLSSLLVKLHKAPTAWLCLHPRPDQSSSGGQGGSQRRIKLVRSDGSSELYDRPVVVSELTRDFPKHQICRSDSLYIGQKTPVLSETDTLKLGLNYFLLPSDFFTNDLSFLAIAALKPPQNGGVLIRSKSAGSQQQPFLIQKGGTGEKPKIRVSEEFMSELMMDGRKNKEEEEERENEERVCTTVKLKKDYVQLVGLRKWKPKLETIRETKATVEKKKKKKRRKFLMMKKRSSSCKDSSQTDSCGKRKL; this is encoded by the coding sequence ATGAGTCATCATAGGCTCTCGAGTCTACTCGTAAAGCTACACAAAGCTCCAACGGCTTGGCTCTGCCTCCATCCCCGACCAGACCAATCCAGCAGCGGCGGCCAGGGAGGGAGCCAAAGACGGATCAAGCTCGTAAGATCCGACGGTTCCTCCGAGCTCTACGACCGTCCCGTAGTGGTCTCAGAGCTCACAAGAGACTTCCCTAAACACCAAATCTGCAGATCAGACTCGCTCTACATCGGACAGAAAACACCAGTTCTGTCGGAAACAGACACGCTTAAGCTCGGACTCAACTACTTTCTCCTTCCGTCTGATTTCTTCACCAACGATCTCTCTTTCCTCGCCATCGCCGCCTTGAAACCTCCTCAAAACGGTGGCGTTTTGATCAGATCAAAATCCGCCGGGAGTCAACAGCAGCCTTTTCTTATACAGAAGGGAGGAACAGGAGAGAAGCCAAAGATTCGCGTGTCTGAAGAGTTCATGTCGGAGTTGATGATGGACGGAAGAAAAAACAAAGAAGAGGAAGAAGAAAGAGAGAACGAAGAGAGAGTTTGCACGACGGTGAAGTTGAAGAAGGACTATGTTCAGCTAGTTGGTCTACGAAAATGGAAGCCGAAGCTAGAGACGATAAGAGAGACGAAGGCGACCGTGGAGAAGAAGAAGAAGAAGAAGAGAAGGAAGTTTCTTATGATGAAGAAGAGATCATCATCGTGCAAGGATTCTTCTCAGACTGATTCATGTGGTAAGCGTAAGCTTTAA